GTTGCTGAAGGGTTAGAGTGCCGGCGCTAGTGGAAGTCAGAGGCTAAAATCAGGAGGACAtcaagacacgggccgcgacttgatagTGCTTGAGTTGCGACGCCTGAAGACCTACGCAGACTTGGAACAACCTTAAAATAGACACGGGCTGCGACCTATGAAAGGTCAAGTCCCGGCCTGCCTATGAAAAATAAGGGATTCGTgatttttttttagtataaattcagACTTAATATTTAATTACGGTTAGGTAAGATTTTAATTACGAGTTTagagattaattttgattctgagattagtttttctgcactctcatattttttttttatttcttcttcaagtctttgaatcttatgtttctacattattattttgttgatttagtcatgtctgatatgaactacacatttttatctagggtttaatgtactCACTTggatttatatttaattttattatgatgttctattgattcttcttcttgatTCTAATATATATCATGTTTGTTTAATGTTAGTAAATACcttatcaatatttgcttgatttatgattttgattcaaattcgaAAGAttagaattgaatatgctatcgttatatagacataggttacatattggacgaaagtacctgtatggcttgtgtagtaattaggtttctaaacttaatgcctgctatatgtttaagtttgtcacagagatgtagaaaaacctgcatataggatgagatcttatatctttaaaaagaataggaatcgatttatgttaacctgctattagaataggaagaaagaaatttagaactgattaataaaattagtagaatgaaaagttgatgaagttaataccctaggtctttttattattgatttttatcttttgattagTTATTGTATTCAcagttatttaatatttttataattatatttattcatctaaattttgttttccaaatagaaattaaagaacaattatTGTTAATTGGTTAATAATCTTTGTGGGaacaataatttatttattatctatATTACTTAAATCGATTGCATGCACTTGGGCATCATATTTTtgcgatcaagtttttggcgctgttgtcggggacttaatttccaatatcaaaattaatttttgcttgttctaatttggtttttatattttacaCTTATTCAGATCGAGgttgtattgtgtttcaggaatcATTGGTATATGTGGGGAAGTAGACAAAAGACGCTCATACtgatagatcttgaaattgagagaacgtGCAAAGAAAACTGcaagataaataaaatattggATTTTACCATGGCTGAGAACTCAAATAACGTTGTGAAAAACAATGCAAATCAAGGTAATGTAGCTAAAGTCGATTTGCCATTGAGaaactatgtactccctactgttacaAGGATACATTCAAGTAGTCGTCCTACTACTGTTGAGgcgaataattttgagataaaaccctcaATTATTCAAATGGTACAAAATTGTGTACAATTCGAGGGAttaccaaatgaggatccaaatctccacaTCACAAATTTTTCAGAGCTTTGTGCGACATTCAAAATGAACGGGGTGAGTAACGGTGCTGTAATATTAAGATTATTCCCGTTTTCATTAAGAGagagagctaagagttggttgaattcattCCAAGCAAACTCTATAATTACTTGGGAAGACTTGGCTCAGaaattccttggtaaatattttcctccttTGAAGTCAGCCCGCATAAGAGGAGAGATTCAATAACTTCCATCAACTGGATGGGGAGTCtttatatgatgcatgggaacgttttaaagagttgcaaaggaaatgcccacatcatggagtAGAGAAGTGGTTGCTGGTTCATacattttacaatggtttgggggggggggggatacaAGGGCAATTATAGATGCAACATCAGTAGAAGTGTTTATGAGAAAAAGAGCTAATGAAACTTATGAATTATTGGAAGAGTTGGTCATGGATAACTATAATTGGTCTACTGAGCGTGAGAATAAGAAGGTGGTAAGAGTCTTAGAGGTTGATCCTATTGCTTTATTGACCGCTCGAGTGGCATCTCTAACCAAGCAATTGCAGCAGAATAACCTCATCgcacaagcaatgcaagtacaaaatgtcatgagttgtgagatttgtgggAGATCACATTCTTATGAACAATGCTCAAGCACAGCTAGTTGCTCAACAAATGTAAATAATATGCCTTTGGAATAGGCACTGGTTATTGGTAACTTTTCAAGACCTACACCGAACACCTACTCAAATTCATATACTCCTGTGTGGAAAAATCACCATAACCTGTCTCGGAAAAATAATAAAGGGTTACAACCACAGTATCCACAATACTCACCTCAACAACCCCCTCATCAACTGACTTATGGACTACATTCTAGGCCTtattatgatccaaacccacgcccatctcatccaccaccacatcctcCAATGAACTCACCAACAATGCATCCATACCAAATAAATCAATTCATGACAGAGACAAGGTCTTCAATCAGGAATTTGGAGACACAAATGGGTCAATTGGCTAAACTGCTTTCTAGTAGACAACAAGGGAATTTTCCTAGTTCCACAGAGGTAAATCCGAAAGAGCAATGTCAAGCTGTCactctgaggagtgggactaagtatgatggacctACAATGGATAACAAGGGGAAGAAGATAGAGGATCAACATGTTACTAGTCCAGCACAAGATGAGGTTACTGAAGATCTTCCAAAGAAAGAGAAGCCAAAACACATCGAGCCTACACCAAAGATTCCTTATCCTCAATGGTTTTGGAAGGCCAATCTTGACAAAATATTCTCCAAAATTCTtgaggtatttaagaaacttcacattaacattcctTTTGCAGAGGCTTTAGAAaaaatgcctagttatgtgaagtttatgaaagagataTTGTATAATAAGAGAAAAATAGAGGATTATGAAACCATTGCATTAATTGAAGAGTGTAGTGCCATTATTCAAAagaagcttcctcaaaagttaagagatccggGCATTTtcactataccttgcaccattgggaacTTTCATTGTGAGAGAGCTTTATTTGATTTGGGTGCAAGAATTAATTTAATGTCATTGTCTGTTTTTAAAAggcttggtttgggggaagctagacccACAACTGTTACTCTTCAACTGGCTGACTGTCCAGTAACACACTCCAGAGGTATTATAGAGGACGTTAtagtaaaggtagataagttTATTTTTCCAGCGGATTTTattgtattagatatggaggaagatgaggacGTGCCTATTATATTGGGATGACCATTTTTAGCTACGGGGCAAGCATTGATCAACGTCCAGAAGGGTAAGTTAAGGCTCAGAGTACAAGgtgatgaggttgtttttaatgtttttaaagttTTGAAATATCCTTCAGCTTGTGACAATTGTTTTAGTATTAGTGTATTGAAGTAACAAGATAAAAGGGTCCAGTCTATTGAAGATCAACTTGAGTTGAGTTTTGTTGCAAGTCCTAAAGAGCGTGCTGGTACTGAAGCCAATGAATATGTTAAGTGGCTGAACTCATCAGGGTAAATTTATACAAAGAAATATAAGGAATTAGGGCAAGTGCCTGAGAGACCTCTTCCATCTATCAAGAAACCACCAGTTCTTGAGTTAAAAACTTTACTAGATCATCTTAAGTACGCTTATTTGGGTAAGAATGACACTCTCCCAGTTATTATTTCAACTTCATTATCTGTGATTGAAGAAGAGAAACTTCTTAGGGTGTTGAGGGCTCACAAACTAGCAATTGGGTGGAATTTGGTAGATATAAATGGTATCAATCCTTCAACAATGATGCATCgtatattaatggaggaggatagtaaACCTAGTATTGATGCTCAAAGGCGGCTTAATCCTTTAATGAAAGAAGTGGTAAGGAAagaaattcttaaatggttggatacATGGGTAATTTACCCAATATTTGATAGTGCATGGGTTAGTCCTGTCTAGGTAGTCCCGAAGAAGGGTGGCATGATGGTGGTTAAGAATGATAATAAGGAACTAATTCCAACTCGTACAGTAACGGGTGGAGAATTTGTTTTGACTACCGTAAACTAAATAAGGCCACCAAAAAAGaccattttcctttgccttttttAGATCAGATGTTAGATAGGTTGGTAGACATCCTTATTACTATTTCTTGGATGGTGTATTCGGGATACCATC
The genomic region above belongs to Humulus lupulus chromosome 1, drHumLupu1.1, whole genome shotgun sequence and contains:
- the LOC133817500 gene encoding uncharacterized protein LOC133817500 encodes the protein MPTSWSREVVAGSYILQWFGGGGDTRAIIDATSVEVFMRKRANETYELLEELVMDNYNWSTERENKKVVRVLEVDPIALLTARVASLTKQLQQNNLIAQAMQALVIGNFSRPTPNTYSNSYTPVWKNHHNLSRKNNKGLQPQYPQYSPQQPPHQLTYGLHSRPYYDPNPRPSHPPPHPPMNSPTMHPYQINQFMTETRSSIRNLETQMGQLAKLLSSRQQGNFPSSTEVNPKEQCQAVTLRSGTKYDGPTMDNKGKKIEDQHVTSPAQDEVTEDLPKKEKPKHIEPTPKIPYPQWFWKANLDKIFSKILEVFKKLHINIPFAEALEKMPSYVKFMKEILYNKRKIEDYETIALIEECSAIIQKKLPQKLRDPGIFTIPCTIGNFHCERALFDLGARINLMSLSVFKRLGLGEARPTTVTLQLADCPVTHSRGIIEDVIVKVDKFIFPADFIVLDMEEDEDVPIILG